The sequence below is a genomic window from Microbacterium sp. cx-55.
ACGCCGAGCGGATGCTGCGGAAATTGCCAGCCGGTCACGAAGCGGTGCACGTGGGCAGCGCGTCGAGGTCGGATCCCGACGAGATCGCGTCCAGAACGCCGACCGCGTCATCGAGCGTGGAGACCGAGAAGACGCGGAGTCCGTCGGGAATGTGCCCCACGACCTCGTCGCAGTTCGTGCTCGGGGCGAGGAAGTATTCCGCGCCCGCGCCCTCGGCGCCCCACAGCTTCTGCCGGATGCCGCCGATCGGCCCCACGGTGCCGTCGGCGACGATCGTGCCCGTCCCCGCCACCGCGGCGCCGCCGTTGAGTTCTCCCGGGGTGAGTGTGTCGATCATCCCGAGGGCGAACATCATGCCAGCCGACGGTCCGCCCACGTTGTCCAGTTGAATCGTGACGTCGAACGGGAACTGGTAGTCGACCTGCAGCGAGACACCGACCTGCCAGACGCCCGCCGCCTCCCCGGTGCCCTCCTTCGGGGTGACGTCGATGCTCTGCGGAGCCCCGTCGCGCTCGATCTGCAGCGACACCGGCGCTCCGGCGCCTGCGTTGATGATCTCGCGCAGCTGCTGCGGATCGGAGAGGGCCGTGCCGCCGGCCGACACGATGATGTCGCCGATCTCGAGCGTGCCGTCCGCCGCGCTTCCGGCCTGCACATCGGCGACCTCGAGCCGCGCGCCCACGTCGTAGCCGAGGTGGGTGAGGGCCGCCGCGGTGGCGTCCTCCTGCGAATCGACCATGAGTGTCGCGTTCTCGACGCTCCGCTCCTTCGTCGTCTGCCCGGTCGGATAGATCTGCTCGATCGGCACGACCGCTTTCGTCGGGTCGAACCACGCCAGACCGACGTCGAGCCAGGAGAGCCGCTGCTCGGGCGTGCCGACGACCTGCACGGTGAGCAGATCGAGCGATCCCTCCGTGGGATAGGTCTCGGCATCCGGGATCGAGATCAGCGGCACATCGGCGCCGTCCGCATCCTGCACGTCGCCGAGCGTGTTGTAGACCGGGCCCGGGCGTTCGATGACGTAGGGGCTCGGCAGGAACGACATTCCGAGCAGCGCGAGGAGCGCCACCACGAGCGCCCAGATCCCCGCGATCGCGCCCCGCGACATGGGGCGCCGAGGCGCCTCGGGCACGGCGGTGCCGTGCTGTTCGAACAAGCTCACGCGTTCGCCTTTCCGTCCCGACCGTTCGCGGCCGGCGTACGGCGACTTCGTGCTCGCCCGGCGGTGCGATGTTTCTCTGCGACTAGCGTAGATCGCAACGACATCCCCCGGCTGAAAGGCGCCTGACGTGGCTGACGACGACGACCGGAGCCCCGAGGAACAGTTCCAAGAACTGCTCCGGCAGTTGTTCGGCGCGGAGGGGATCGACCCCGCGCAGCTGCAGCAGCTCTCCAGCATGGGCATCGACCCGGCGATGATGCAGCAGATGATGCGGCAGATGCAGTCCGCGTTCGTGTCCGGCGACGGCTCGATCTCGTGGGACGAAGCCCAGCGGCAGGCCCTGCACATCGCGAACCAGAGCGACCTCGGCGTCGGCTCGGGCGCGCGGGCCGATCTCGACCAGGCATTCACCCTGGCGACCCTGTGGCTCAGCGAAGCGACCACGATCTCCGACCTCGGCGAACCCGCCCGCGCGATCACACGCGGGGCGTGGGTCGAGGCGACGATGCCGGTCTGGCGCGAACTCGCCGAGCCCGTCGCGTCCAGCATCGCCGATGCGCTGACCGCGACCCTCTCCGACCAGCTGCCCGAAGACATGCAGGGCATGTTGCAGGGCGCCGGGCGGATGATGCGGACGATCGGCGGGTCGCTCTTCGCCAGCCAGCTCGGGCAGGTCGTCGGACGCCTGTCGACCGAGGTCGTCAGCGGCGGCGACGTCGGCATTCCGCTCATGCCGTCCGGCTCGGCCGCGATCCTGCCGCAGAACTTCGCCGACTTCGGGGCGGGGCTCGAGATCCCGGACGATCAGCTCGCCCTCTACGTCGCCGCCCGCGAACTCGCGCACGCCCGGCTGTTCCGCCACGCCAAGTGGCTGCGCCTGGACGTCATCGCACAGGTGACCGAGTTCGCCCGCGGAATCCGCGTCGACACGAGCGCGCTCGAAGACCTCGCCGCCCGCTTCGATCCGTCGCAGCCCGAAGAGCTGCAGCGGGCGCTCGAGAGCGGCGCACTGCTGCCCGAACGCTCCGAGCAGCAGACTCAGGCGCTGACGCGTCTGGAGAACCTGCTGGCCCTCATCGAGGGCTGGGTCGACGTGGTCACCGCCGACGCCACGTCGCGACTGCCGAGTGCCGACAAGGTCGCCGAGGTCGTCCGTCGCCGTCGCGCGGTCGGCGGACCCGCCGAGAAGGCGCTGGGTTCGCTCGTCGGTCTCGAGCTGCGTCCGCGCCGGATGCGGGAAGCCGCGGCCATGTGGCGGGCTGTCACCGACGCGGTCGGCGTCTCCGCTCGCGACGCGCTCTGGGACTACCCCGACCTGATGCCGAGTTCCTCGGACATCGACGACCCGGCGGCCCTCATCGCCCTCCTGGGCGCGCGGGCACGCGGCGAGCAGCCGGAGCCCGACGAGTTCGACCAGGCCCTGGAACAACTCCTGGCCGACGAGGGGCGCAGCAACGGCGACCCGGACTCCGCACCGGACGACCGTCCGGACGACGGCCGGAACGGACCCGCACCGGTCTGACTTGTCCTCCCCCGGGCGCGGAGGCGACCACATCCTGTGGACAACGGTCGCCTCCTCCCGGGACCGCACAGAATCGGGTCATGCTCCGACTCGACCCCGCGCATCCGCCCGCCTGGCGTGACGAGACCGCCCTGCAGTTCGGGATCGACGGTGTCCTCGTGCTCGAACACGTCGAGGCCTGGCACGAGATCCTGTTGCATTCACTCGAGTCGGGGATGACCGCATCCGATGCAATATCCATCGCCGGCGGCTACGGGGTTCCGCCCGCGGACGTGACGGCCTTCCTCCACCGGCTGCGTCCGGTGCTCGTGACGCGGCACGACGCTCC
It includes:
- a CDS encoding YlbL family protein, with amino-acid sequence MSLFEQHGTAVPEAPRRPMSRGAIAGIWALVVALLALLGMSFLPSPYVIERPGPVYNTLGDVQDADGADVPLISIPDAETYPTEGSLDLLTVQVVGTPEQRLSWLDVGLAWFDPTKAVVPIEQIYPTGQTTKERSVENATLMVDSQEDATAAALTHLGYDVGARLEVADVQAGSAADGTLEIGDIIVSAGGTALSDPQQLREIINAGAGAPVSLQIERDGAPQSIDVTPKEGTGEAAGVWQVGVSLQVDYQFPFDVTIQLDNVGGPSAGMMFALGMIDTLTPGELNGGAAVAGTGTIVADGTVGPIGGIRQKLWGAEGAGAEYFLAPSTNCDEVVGHIPDGLRVFSVSTLDDAVGVLDAISSGSDLDALPTCTAS
- a CDS encoding zinc-dependent metalloprotease codes for the protein MADDDDRSPEEQFQELLRQLFGAEGIDPAQLQQLSSMGIDPAMMQQMMRQMQSAFVSGDGSISWDEAQRQALHIANQSDLGVGSGARADLDQAFTLATLWLSEATTISDLGEPARAITRGAWVEATMPVWRELAEPVASSIADALTATLSDQLPEDMQGMLQGAGRMMRTIGGSLFASQLGQVVGRLSTEVVSGGDVGIPLMPSGSAAILPQNFADFGAGLEIPDDQLALYVAARELAHARLFRHAKWLRLDVIAQVTEFARGIRVDTSALEDLAARFDPSQPEELQRALESGALLPERSEQQTQALTRLENLLALIEGWVDVVTADATSRLPSADKVAEVVRRRRAVGGPAEKALGSLVGLELRPRRMREAAAMWRAVTDAVGVSARDALWDYPDLMPSSSDIDDPAALIALLGARARGEQPEPDEFDQALEQLLADEGRSNGDPDSAPDDRPDDGRNGPAPV